One genomic segment of Acidobacteriota bacterium includes these proteins:
- a CDS encoding chromophore lyase CpcT/CpeT, whose amino-acid sequence MRPSAFVRRFALLVALLLMVPLLMVPPAAADHHAEADLDADLAQMMEWFTGEFDNFWQARTEKAEEVEEPHGRIHSIFAPVSWPELGEHVFYVQQYADGDPDKIYRQRLYSFRPNAEEKAIELVIYAPPDPAAVKDAHLDSSKLEGIEVSDLKSYPGCEVYWQRRDDHFVGFTKEGACRVVSSRSGRTLVISDDLKLTADEIWIQDRAVDAEGNYVYGHKGGVPHKLNKVRWFECWAAAPKGEAPKEGEGKQEWDLWRPIRLHDQGGSKVLEPEDERPARYTVELFQATYSGENTVPVLELAVREEGQEKSIAYAWTEPASQRIGINLRTVQIGCKQQ is encoded by the coding sequence GTGAGGCCTTCCGCCTTCGTCCGCCGTTTCGCGCTGCTGGTGGCCCTGCTGCTGATGGTGCCGCTTCTGATGGTGCCACCGGCCGCCGCCGATCACCACGCCGAAGCGGACCTCGATGCCGACCTGGCCCAGATGATGGAGTGGTTCACCGGCGAGTTCGACAACTTCTGGCAAGCCCGCACGGAGAAGGCCGAGGAGGTCGAAGAGCCGCATGGCCGCATCCACTCGATCTTCGCGCCGGTGAGCTGGCCGGAGCTCGGCGAGCACGTCTTCTACGTGCAGCAGTACGCCGACGGTGATCCGGACAAGATCTATCGTCAGCGTCTCTACAGCTTCCGGCCCAACGCCGAGGAAAAGGCCATCGAGCTGGTGATCTATGCGCCGCCGGACCCGGCGGCGGTGAAGGACGCCCACCTCGATTCGTCGAAGCTCGAGGGGATCGAGGTCTCCGACCTCAAGAGCTACCCCGGCTGCGAGGTCTACTGGCAGCGCCGCGATGATCATTTCGTGGGCTTCACCAAGGAGGGCGCCTGCCGGGTGGTGTCGAGCCGCTCCGGCCGCACCTTGGTGATATCCGACGACCTCAAGCTCACCGCCGACGAGATCTGGATTCAGGATCGCGCCGTCGACGCCGAAGGCAACTACGTCTACGGCCACAAGGGCGGGGTGCCGCACAAGCTCAACAAGGTGCGCTGGTTCGAGTGTTGGGCGGCGGCCCCCAAGGGCGAAGCCCCGAAGGAGGGCGAAGGCAAGCAGGAGTGGGACCTCTGGCGTCCGATCCGGCTTCACGACCAGGGCGGCAGCAAAGTGCTCGAGCCCGAGGACGAGCGGCCGGCGCGCTACACCGTCGAGCTCTTCCAGGCGACCTACTCGGGCGAGAACACGGTGCCGGTGCTCGAGCTGGCGGTGCGCGAAGAGGGCCAGGAGAAGTCCATCGCCTACGCCTGGACCGAGCCCGCGTCGCAGCGCATCGGTATCAACCTGAGAACGGTGCAAATCGGCTGCAAGCAGCAATGA
- a CDS encoding VOC family protein: MIRPGKAVLAAALWVGLVVSGPASAEEKASSVAEEFGMGGFHELVIVVHDRERVAAAWREVAGWKEVARGALAPEVVALWGLPAGTRGEETVLGNPGTDRGFLRLVELTAPADLRDGPRRLMRPGQQSWDTGGIFDFNVRAIDVTASLERLQRFGWDAMSEPVEFTFGPFTVREVLARGPDGIVVAMIERVAPTLEGWPHLERLSRVFNATQIVRDFDTALAFYREALGFEIYLEHHGASKQPGPNVLGLPHNLATEIPRRVAILSPAGDNDGSVEILAFEGAVGSDYSARSQAPNLGIHSMRFPVRRLDAYLARLAEHGIQPVAAPRTVTIEPLGQVRLTAVRSPEGAWIELYEPLP; the protein is encoded by the coding sequence ATGATCCGCCCCGGGAAGGCCGTCCTGGCGGCGGCCTTGTGGGTCGGCCTGGTGGTGTCCGGTCCAGCGTCCGCCGAGGAGAAAGCCAGCTCCGTCGCCGAAGAGTTCGGCATGGGTGGTTTTCACGAGCTGGTGATCGTGGTCCACGACCGCGAGCGGGTCGCCGCCGCCTGGCGCGAGGTCGCCGGCTGGAAGGAAGTGGCTCGCGGTGCTCTGGCGCCGGAGGTGGTCGCCCTCTGGGGTTTGCCCGCGGGCACTCGGGGCGAGGAGACGGTGCTCGGCAACCCCGGCACCGACCGCGGCTTCCTGCGCCTCGTCGAGCTGACGGCGCCGGCAGACTTGCGGGACGGTCCGCGTCGGTTGATGCGTCCCGGCCAGCAGAGCTGGGACACCGGTGGCATCTTCGACTTCAACGTTCGGGCCATCGACGTCACCGCGTCGCTCGAACGGCTGCAGCGCTTTGGCTGGGACGCCATGTCCGAGCCGGTGGAGTTCACCTTCGGGCCTTTCACCGTGCGCGAGGTGCTCGCCCGCGGTCCCGACGGCATCGTCGTGGCGATGATCGAGCGGGTGGCGCCAACGCTCGAAGGCTGGCCCCATCTCGAGCGCCTGAGCCGGGTGTTCAACGCCACCCAGATCGTGCGTGACTTCGACACCGCCCTGGCCTTCTACCGCGAAGCCCTCGGTTTCGAGATCTACCTCGAGCATCACGGCGCCAGCAAACAGCCGGGGCCCAACGTTCTCGGCCTGCCGCACAACCTCGCCACCGAAATCCCGCGCCGGGTCGCCATCCTCAGCCCGGCCGGCGACAACGACGGCTCGGTCGAGATTCTGGCCTTCGAAGGGGCGGTGGGTAGCGATTACTCGGCCCGGTCCCAGGCGCCCAACCTCGGCATCCACTCGATGCGTTTTCCGGTCCGTCGCCTCGACGCCTACCTGGCTCGCCTGGCGGAACACGGCATCCAGCCGGTCGCTGCGCCGCGCACGGTGACGATCGAGCCCCTCGGCCAGGTCCGGCTGACCGCCGTGCGCTCTCCCGAGGGTGCCTGGATCGAGCTCTACGAACCGCTGCCGTGA
- a CDS encoding PQQ-binding-like beta-propeller repeat protein: MNLGDAEAALPAWDDGRPQELWRVPLGPGFSAVTVVGDGLFTLFGAEGKEVLARFEGATGRELWRREVGPLFEETWGDGPRSTPAVAGDTVFAIGSGGTLVAVAAEDGRERWRRELVASKAPRFGYSPSPLVSNGRVIVEAALGEAGLGAGHLMAFDAATGAPVWSAGEGAVGYSSPLVLGDGDLAFLLRDRVQAISDRGEELWSWTFSGGSPIDLPIAMPLALAPNRLFVAHRADGGSALLGLSPAGPPKVLWESRFFVNHLSSAVAVGGDLYGFHNATLAAVEGSSGSIAWRLRGLGKGSLIAVGDHLLVLSDRGELLQMKAGLEAGRILGRFQVLDGKTWTAPSYSDGRLYLRNHHELVALDLRRLVAVDPSTPKPRALAIEKRPRSEEPAELDLPALLDRLVEALGGAERLRIVKSLSLAGRYAFNSEIGSFEIVHQRPDILRRMVTLGGETTLETYDGEIARTGGAPLGAERAALLAADAVFLPAPAAAHLAGWPIASRGRVEAAEGELIEVEVTLPGGTRERWRLDPETALPRQRSSHTWAYDRAWDLVTRYSDYRRVAGLRLPHRIEEEFSSLYRLFEVETVTVINKKAPQ; encoded by the coding sequence GTGAATCTTGGAGATGCGGAAGCCGCCCTGCCGGCTTGGGATGACGGTCGCCCGCAGGAGCTCTGGCGCGTCCCTCTCGGACCTGGATTCTCGGCGGTGACGGTCGTCGGCGACGGTCTCTTCACCCTTTTCGGCGCCGAGGGCAAGGAAGTCCTGGCGCGCTTCGAGGGCGCCACCGGTCGCGAGCTGTGGCGACGGGAGGTCGGGCCTCTCTTCGAGGAGACCTGGGGCGACGGGCCGCGCTCGACGCCGGCGGTGGCCGGGGACACGGTGTTCGCGATCGGATCCGGAGGAACGCTGGTCGCCGTCGCGGCGGAGGACGGTCGCGAGCGCTGGCGTCGTGAGCTGGTCGCTTCGAAGGCTCCGCGCTTCGGCTACAGCCCGTCGCCGTTGGTCTCGAACGGCCGCGTGATCGTCGAAGCCGCGTTGGGTGAAGCTGGGCTGGGTGCTGGCCACCTGATGGCCTTCGACGCCGCCACCGGCGCGCCGGTTTGGTCGGCCGGCGAAGGGGCCGTGGGTTACTCCTCGCCGTTGGTGCTGGGCGACGGCGATCTGGCTTTTCTGTTGCGCGACCGGGTGCAGGCGATTTCTGATCGAGGCGAGGAGCTCTGGAGCTGGACCTTCTCCGGCGGCTCGCCGATCGACCTGCCGATCGCCATGCCCTTGGCTCTGGCGCCGAATCGGCTGTTCGTCGCCCATCGGGCCGATGGCGGCAGCGCGCTGCTGGGCCTGTCGCCGGCGGGACCGCCCAAGGTGCTCTGGGAGAGCCGTTTCTTTGTCAACCACTTGAGCTCGGCGGTGGCGGTGGGCGGCGATCTCTACGGTTTTCACAACGCCACCCTGGCGGCTGTCGAAGGGTCTTCGGGTTCGATCGCCTGGCGCCTGCGCGGGCTCGGCAAGGGCTCCCTGATCGCCGTCGGTGATCATCTGCTGGTGCTCAGCGACCGCGGCGAGCTGCTGCAGATGAAGGCCGGCCTCGAGGCCGGCCGGATCCTCGGGCGTTTCCAGGTCCTCGACGGCAAGACCTGGACCGCCCCCAGCTACTCCGACGGCCGCCTCTACCTGCGCAACCACCATGAGCTGGTCGCCCTCGACCTGCGTCGCCTCGTGGCCGTCGATCCCTCTACTCCCAAGCCCCGCGCCCTGGCGATCGAAAAGCGGCCCCGGTCCGAGGAGCCTGCCGAGCTCGATCTCCCGGCCCTTCTCGACCGCCTGGTGGAGGCCTTGGGCGGCGCCGAGCGACTGCGCATCGTGAAGTCCTTGAGCCTCGCCGGACGCTATGCCTTCAACAGCGAGATCGGAAGCTTCGAGATCGTGCACCAGCGGCCGGATATTCTGCGCCGCATGGTGACCCTCGGCGGTGAAACGACTCTCGAGACCTACGATGGCGAGATCGCCCGAACCGGAGGGGCGCCGCTGGGGGCCGAGCGCGCCGCCCTGCTAGCGGCCGATGCGGTCTTTCTTCCGGCACCGGCGGCAGCACACCTCGCTGGCTGGCCGATCGCGTCTCGCGGGCGAGTGGAAGCTGCCGAGGGCGAGCTCATCGAGGTCGAGGTCACCCTGCCCGGCGGTACTCGCGAGCGCTGGCGCCTCGATCCGGAAACCGCCCTGCCGCGCCAGCGCTCGTCACATACCTGGGCCTACGACCGTGCCTGGGACCTGGTGACCCGCTACTCCGACTACCGCCGGGTTGCGGGGCTGCGGCTTCCCCATCGCATCGAAGAGGAGTTTTCTTCTCTCTATCGGCTGTTCGAGGTGGAGACCGTCACCGTCATCAACAAGAAGGCGCCGCAATGA
- a CDS encoding hydantoinase B/oxoprolinase family protein — translation MIGVKVAQIPDLEIDSVTLDIIEGALKNARHEMDAVLFRTAMSPVIREQHDEFPMITDPLGRMVVGQFGSYIAEMMESYQDTVEPGDVILTNDPYKCGGAISHVNDWLVLVPIFHDGELVGWSSMFGHMMDMGGPLPGSLPTGAKSIYGEAMMIPPVKIFRRGEPVQDVIAMILNNVRMPEMNRADLMGIVAGCRTAEKRVVEICERFGKDVYLAACQALLDRTYRAMQQLILQNIPEEPQSFEDWVDDDGLGHGPYKMKLTIWREGDHAYFDWSGTDPQAIGPINFYLNEGMFKMFIGVYLIMVFDPQILFNDGFYPLLHVIIPDGSLLHPKFPAALGCRTHALTRLFDVLGGALARKAPEYTTAAGYGTSPYMLYSGFDGRGDFFYLMEISYGGIPGRPVGDGMDGHSWWPLFENIPTEYLESYYPVRIDGYTTITDSGGAGLHRGGNGIEKRYVYLEPGEVSIHDDRWLTYPWGILGGTPGRRSEKILRRADGSEQRLPSKCDEVVVAEGDMLVYRTAGGGGWKDPLDRPAEKVEADVAKGLVSAEKAAAEYGVIVGDAAATEAQREKLRTARGQVKDFDLGPDLDDILARCEEETGLPAPVRQEPLAWAPMETAEEAMARVRAQDEGRKS, via the coding sequence CCCTCGACATCATCGAGGGCGCCCTCAAGAACGCTCGCCACGAGATGGACGCGGTGCTCTTCCGCACCGCCATGAGCCCGGTGATCCGCGAGCAGCACGACGAGTTTCCGATGATCACCGATCCCCTCGGGCGGATGGTGGTGGGGCAGTTCGGCTCCTACATCGCCGAGATGATGGAGTCCTACCAGGACACCGTCGAGCCCGGCGACGTCATTCTGACCAACGATCCCTACAAGTGCGGTGGCGCCATCTCCCACGTCAACGATTGGCTGGTGCTGGTGCCGATCTTCCACGACGGCGAGCTGGTCGGCTGGTCGAGCATGTTCGGCCACATGATGGACATGGGTGGTCCGCTGCCGGGCTCCCTGCCCACCGGCGCCAAGTCGATCTACGGCGAGGCGATGATGATTCCGCCGGTCAAGATCTTCCGCCGCGGCGAGCCGGTGCAGGACGTCATCGCGATGATCTTGAACAACGTCCGCATGCCGGAGATGAACCGTGCCGACCTGATGGGCATCGTCGCCGGCTGCCGCACGGCGGAGAAGCGCGTCGTCGAGATCTGCGAGCGCTTCGGCAAGGACGTCTACCTGGCCGCCTGCCAGGCGCTCCTCGACCGCACCTACCGCGCCATGCAGCAGCTCATCCTGCAGAACATCCCGGAGGAGCCGCAGTCCTTCGAGGACTGGGTCGACGACGACGGCCTCGGCCACGGCCCCTACAAGATGAAGCTCACCATCTGGCGCGAGGGGGATCACGCCTACTTCGATTGGAGCGGCACCGACCCGCAAGCCATCGGCCCGATCAATTTCTACCTGAACGAGGGCATGTTCAAGATGTTCATCGGGGTCTACCTGATCATGGTCTTCGACCCCCAGATCTTGTTCAACGACGGCTTCTACCCGCTGCTCCACGTCATCATTCCGGACGGCAGCCTGCTGCATCCGAAGTTCCCGGCGGCCCTCGGCTGCCGCACCCACGCCCTCACCCGTCTGTTCGACGTCCTGGGCGGTGCCCTGGCGCGCAAGGCTCCGGAATACACCACCGCGGCGGGCTATGGCACCTCGCCCTACATGCTCTACTCCGGCTTCGACGGCCGCGGCGACTTCTTCTACCTGATGGAGATCTCATACGGCGGCATTCCGGGCCGACCGGTGGGTGACGGCATGGACGGCCACTCCTGGTGGCCGCTGTTCGAGAACATCCCCACCGAGTATCTCGAGTCCTACTACCCGGTGCGCATCGACGGCTACACCACCATCACCGACTCCGGCGGCGCCGGCCTGCACCGCGGCGGCAATGGCATCGAGAAGCGCTACGTCTACCTCGAGCCGGGCGAGGTCTCGATCCACGACGATCGCTGGCTGACCTATCCCTGGGGCATCCTCGGCGGCACGCCCGGGCGGCGCTCGGAAAAGATCCTGCGGCGCGCCGACGGCAGCGAGCAACGGCTGCCCTCGAAGTGCGATGAGGTGGTGGTCGCCGAGGGCGACATGCTGGTCTACCGCACCGCCGGCGGCGGTGGCTGGAAGGATCCCCTCGACCGACCGGCGGAGAAGGTCGAGGCGGACGTCGCCAAGGGGCTGGTGTCGGCCGAGAAGGCCGCTGCCGAGTACGGCGTGATCGTCGGCGATGCCGCCGCCACCGAAGCCCAGCGGGAGAAGCTGCGCACTGCCCGCGGCCAGGTCAAGGACTTCGACCTCGGACCCGATCTCGACGACATCCTCGCTCGCTGCGAGGAGGAGACCGGCTTGCCGGCGCCGGTGCGCCAGGAGCCCCTCGCCTGGGCTCCGATGGAGACCGCCGAAGAGGCGATGGCGCGGGTGCGGGCGCAGGACGAAGGGCGGAAGTCGTGA